The following coding sequences lie in one Prionailurus viverrinus isolate Anna chromosome X, UM_Priviv_1.0, whole genome shotgun sequence genomic window:
- the MAP7D3 gene encoding MAP7 domain-containing protein 3 isoform X1: MAERAGTGGGTSLRGLRERMVAAAHAMAEERRNQGGFSSASQSSNIKSSFKPVIDGSVLKSDTRQRLAKERREEKKRQQDANKETQLLEKERKSRIQYEKLMEEKQRKLKEQKEKDEQRRISAEEKRKQKLQEERERFKAVVYRTLERSNRVDHRQKRWSWEGSTTVNPETKNANKRSVSTEKLEQEISGLHKQMPMSSAGVQNSVAKKTTEKRSSSLNRRSNKLQSPMETEKVEEKPARHQHTSLRENNLISRLLVPTKASIARSKSAASLLVPGKETPGNRYPVLQYVTTPLRGHSSDELKNTIVLRKSAMAVPPQEKVGALPKAKVEAPPKASTSMEVASNVNVGAIPKVSVEVDPEANMEAAPEVNEATPQASMEGSPEGSVEASVQAGAEALPDSVETSPEVSVDISLEVSVDPSPEVSMDSSLEMSTDVSPDGSMQVSSEASVEASTKAGMAASPKASVETLPEESVEASPEAFLEKPEMDKQASNPGTKKRPSSHIPCYKWPSSPASGWRPPSPISVNRQMQKNRPPSPSPVRSKQSQPSLCYKVIPVQRNLLAQNVLGTLGKRREAVPKTTSSSEAVSEKQTVCEEPSSKSTPGTMNAEEATKILAEKRRLAREQREKEERLQKETEERKVKEMAEKGVDTQGEEFSKLEDGQRRDEMKKGCTDPEDQKVLLQKGDTKIKADEEADKRKKEHERIMLQNLQERLERKKRIEEIMKRTRKTYSNTSQAAETFGDNTYEEDEADDEDESESDDDSFDDLHPSAFINGMDSSTKFKTHFKNMKKNTPKLVFLDATSGQVHRETKTFFNGDMKTFRQKSAKNPLTQAKGTRPSSKRMSSRATKTRKTCKPRAAQRKIHPPLWISIARPISPHFSASDLNLAKKMTIQEGEKHQSP; encoded by the exons ATGGCGGAGCGTGCCGGCACCGGTGGCGGCACATCCCTCAGGGGACTGCGCGAACGGATGG TTGCGGCTGCTCACGCCATGGCCGAAGAAAGACGGAATCAGGGTGGTTTTAGCTCTGCATCTCAATCCTCAAATATAAAATCATCATTCAAGCCAG tcataGATGGATCTGTCCTTAAAAGTGACACAAGGCAGAGATTGGCGAAGGAGCGccgagaagaaaagaaaagacaacaagatg CCAACAAAGAAACACAACTgcttgaaaaagaaaggaagtccAGGATCCAGTATGAAAAACTGATGGAAGAAAAACAACGAAAgctgaaagaacagaaagaaaaggatgaacaGCGGAGAATATCCgcagaagaaaaaaggaaacaaaaattacagGAGGAAAGG gaGAGATTCAAAGCCGTTGTTTACCGTACACTGGAACGGAGCAACCGTGTTGATCATCGTCAAAAAAGATGGTCGTGGGAAGGCTCTACAACCGTGAACCCTGAGACTAAAAATG CTAATAAACGTTCTGTATCTACTGAAAAACTTGAACAAGAGATTTCCGGTTTACACAAACAAATGCCTATGTCATCTGCAGGTGTTCAGAATTCTGTTGCCAAGA aaacaacagaaaagagaagtTCGTCTTTGAATAGAAGATCTAACAAACTGCAGTCAcctatggaaacagaaaaagtagaagaaaaaccAG CTCGTCACCAGCATACCAGTCTTCGGGAGAATAATTTAATCAGCCGCCTGCTGGTCCCAACAAAAGCTTCAATAGCCAGGAGCAAAagtgctgcttcattgttggtccCTGGAAAAGAAACCCCAG GCAACCGCTATCCTGTACTACAGTATGTGACCACGCCCCTGCGTGGCCATAGCAGTGATGAATTGAAGAATACCATAGTGCTTCGCAAGTCAGCAATGGCTGTGCCTCCCCAGGAGAAAGTGGGAGCACTCCCCAAGGCGAAGGTGGAAGCGCCCCCCAAGGCGAGCACGAGTATGGAAGTGGCCTCCAATGTGAATGTGGGAGCGATCCCCAAGGTGAGTGTGGAAGTGGACCCCGAGGCGAACATGGAGGCGGCCCCCGAGGTGAATGAAGCAACCCCCCAGGCAAGCATGGAAGGGTCCCCTGAAGGGAGTGTGGAAGCATCAGTTCAAGCAGGTGCGGAAGCACTCCCTGATAGCGTGGAAACATCCCCGGAAGTGAGCGTGGACATATCCCTCGAGGTGAGCGTGGACCCATCCCCCGAGGTGAGCATGGACTCGTCTCTTGAGATGAGCACGGATGTGTCCCCTGATGGGAGCATGCAAGTGTCATCTGAAGCAAGCGTGGAGGCATCTACCAAGGCTGGTATGGCAGCGTCCCCCAAGGCTAGTGTGGAAACGCTCCCCGAAGAGAGTGTGGAAGCATCCCCCGAGGCCTTCCTGGAG aaaccagaaatggacAAACAGGCCTCCAACCCTGGTACAAAGAAGCGCCCATCGTCACACATACCATGTTATAAATGGCCATCTTCTCCTGCAAGTGGGTGGCGCCCACCCTCTCCCATCAGTGTTAA CAGGCAAATGCAGAAGAATCGCCCCCCGTCCCCATCACCTGTCAGGTCAAAACAGTCACAACCTTCCCTTTGTTACAAAGTAATTCCTGTTCAGCGTAACCTACTTGCGCAAAATGTGTTAGGTACTcttggaaagagaagagaagcagtTCCTAAAACCACTAGCAGCTCTGAAGCTGTGAGCGAAAAGCAGACGGTCTGTGAAG AGCCTAGTAGTAAAAGCACACCAGGGACTATGAATGCTGAGGAGGCAACAAAAATTTTGGCAGAGAAACGGCGCCTTGCTcgtgaacaaagagaaaaagaagaaagactacaaaaggaaacagaggaaag GAAGGTgaaggaaatggcagagaaaGGAGTTGACACCCAAGGAGAAGAGTTCTCAAAACTCGAAGATGGACAAAGACGCgatgaaatgaagaaaggatgTACAGATCCGGAAGACCAGAAAGTGCTGCTACAG AAGGGGGACACCAAAATAAAAGCTGATGAGGAGGCTGACAAACGCAAGAAGGAGCACGAGAGAATTATGTTACAGAATTTGCAGGagagattagaaagaaaaaag agaATTGAGGAAATTATGAAGCGGACAAGAAAGACATATTCAAATACCTCACAG GCTGCAGAAACATTCGGTGACAACACATATGAGGAGGACGAAGCAGATGATGAGGACGAGTCAGAAAGCGACGATGACTCCTTCGATGACCTACATCCATCAG CCTTTATAAATGGCATGGATTCATCCACAAAattcaaaacacattttaaaaacatgaagaagAACACTCCCAAGCTGGTGTTTTTAGACGCCACTTCTGGCCAAGTCCATAGAgagacaaaaacattttttaatggcgACATGAAAACCTTCAGACAAAAAAGTGCGAAAAACCCTTTGACTCAGGCGAAGGGTACCAG ACCGTCCAGCAAAAGAATGAGCAGCCGAGCAACAAAAACCAGAAAG ACATGTAAACCTCGTGCAGCCCAGAGGAAGATTCATCCTCCGCTCTGGATTTCAATTGCTAGGCCCATCTCCCCACATTTCTCTGCCTCTGACTTGAACCTGGCCAAGAAAATGACCAtccaagaaggagaaaaacatcagTCACCTTAA
- the MAP7D3 gene encoding MAP7 domain-containing protein 3 isoform X2 — protein sequence MAERAGTGGGTSLRGLRERMVAAAHAMAEERRNQGGFSSASQSSNIKSSFKPVIDGSVLKSDTRQRLAKERREEKKRQQDANKETQLLEKERKSRIQYEKLMEEKQRKLKEQKEKDEQRRISAEEKRKQKLQEERERFKAVVYRTLERSNRVDHRQKRWSWEGSTTVNPETKNANKRSVSTEKLEQEISGLHKQMPMSSAGVQNSVAKKTTEKRSSSLNRRSNKLQSPMETEKVEEKPGARHQHTSLRENNLISRLLVPTKASIARSKSAASLLVPGKETPGNRYPVLQYVTTPLRGHSSDELKNTIVLRKSAMAVPPQEKVGALPKAKVEAPPKASTSMEVASNVNVGAIPKVSVEVDPEANMEAAPEVNEATPQASMEGSPEGSVEASVQAGAEALPDSVETSPEVSVDISLEVSVDPSPEVSMDSSLEMSTDVSPDGSMQVSSEASVEASTKAGMAASPKASVETLPEESVEASPEAFLEKPEMDKQASNPGTKKRPSSHIPCYKWPSSPASGWRPPSPISVKQMQKNRPPSPSPVRSKQSQPSLCYKVIPVQRNLLAQNVLGTLGKRREAVPKTTSSSEAVSEKQTVCEEPSSKSTPGTMNAEEATKILAEKRRLAREQREKEERLQKETEERKVKEMAEKGVDTQGEEFSKLEDGQRRDEMKKGCTDPEDQKVLLQKGDTKIKADEEADKRKKEHERIMLQNLQERLERKKRIEEIMKRTRKTYSNTSQAAETFGDNTYEEDEADDEDESESDDDSFDDLHPSAFINGMDSSTKFKTHFKNMKKNTPKLVFLDATSGQVHRETKTFFNGDMKTFRQKSAKNPLTQAKGTRPSSKRMSSRATKTRKTCKPRAAQRKIHPPLWISIARPISPHFSASDLNLAKKMTIQEGEKHQSP from the exons ATGGCGGAGCGTGCCGGCACCGGTGGCGGCACATCCCTCAGGGGACTGCGCGAACGGATGG TTGCGGCTGCTCACGCCATGGCCGAAGAAAGACGGAATCAGGGTGGTTTTAGCTCTGCATCTCAATCCTCAAATATAAAATCATCATTCAAGCCAG tcataGATGGATCTGTCCTTAAAAGTGACACAAGGCAGAGATTGGCGAAGGAGCGccgagaagaaaagaaaagacaacaagatg CCAACAAAGAAACACAACTgcttgaaaaagaaaggaagtccAGGATCCAGTATGAAAAACTGATGGAAGAAAAACAACGAAAgctgaaagaacagaaagaaaaggatgaacaGCGGAGAATATCCgcagaagaaaaaaggaaacaaaaattacagGAGGAAAGG gaGAGATTCAAAGCCGTTGTTTACCGTACACTGGAACGGAGCAACCGTGTTGATCATCGTCAAAAAAGATGGTCGTGGGAAGGCTCTACAACCGTGAACCCTGAGACTAAAAATG CTAATAAACGTTCTGTATCTACTGAAAAACTTGAACAAGAGATTTCCGGTTTACACAAACAAATGCCTATGTCATCTGCAGGTGTTCAGAATTCTGTTGCCAAGA aaacaacagaaaagagaagtTCGTCTTTGAATAGAAGATCTAACAAACTGCAGTCAcctatggaaacagaaaaagtagaagaaaaaccAGGTG CTCGTCACCAGCATACCAGTCTTCGGGAGAATAATTTAATCAGCCGCCTGCTGGTCCCAACAAAAGCTTCAATAGCCAGGAGCAAAagtgctgcttcattgttggtccCTGGAAAAGAAACCCCAG GCAACCGCTATCCTGTACTACAGTATGTGACCACGCCCCTGCGTGGCCATAGCAGTGATGAATTGAAGAATACCATAGTGCTTCGCAAGTCAGCAATGGCTGTGCCTCCCCAGGAGAAAGTGGGAGCACTCCCCAAGGCGAAGGTGGAAGCGCCCCCCAAGGCGAGCACGAGTATGGAAGTGGCCTCCAATGTGAATGTGGGAGCGATCCCCAAGGTGAGTGTGGAAGTGGACCCCGAGGCGAACATGGAGGCGGCCCCCGAGGTGAATGAAGCAACCCCCCAGGCAAGCATGGAAGGGTCCCCTGAAGGGAGTGTGGAAGCATCAGTTCAAGCAGGTGCGGAAGCACTCCCTGATAGCGTGGAAACATCCCCGGAAGTGAGCGTGGACATATCCCTCGAGGTGAGCGTGGACCCATCCCCCGAGGTGAGCATGGACTCGTCTCTTGAGATGAGCACGGATGTGTCCCCTGATGGGAGCATGCAAGTGTCATCTGAAGCAAGCGTGGAGGCATCTACCAAGGCTGGTATGGCAGCGTCCCCCAAGGCTAGTGTGGAAACGCTCCCCGAAGAGAGTGTGGAAGCATCCCCCGAGGCCTTCCTGGAG aaaccagaaatggacAAACAGGCCTCCAACCCTGGTACAAAGAAGCGCCCATCGTCACACATACCATGTTATAAATGGCCATCTTCTCCTGCAAGTGGGTGGCGCCCACCCTCTCCCATCAGTGTTAA GCAAATGCAGAAGAATCGCCCCCCGTCCCCATCACCTGTCAGGTCAAAACAGTCACAACCTTCCCTTTGTTACAAAGTAATTCCTGTTCAGCGTAACCTACTTGCGCAAAATGTGTTAGGTACTcttggaaagagaagagaagcagtTCCTAAAACCACTAGCAGCTCTGAAGCTGTGAGCGAAAAGCAGACGGTCTGTGAAG AGCCTAGTAGTAAAAGCACACCAGGGACTATGAATGCTGAGGAGGCAACAAAAATTTTGGCAGAGAAACGGCGCCTTGCTcgtgaacaaagagaaaaagaagaaagactacaaaaggaaacagaggaaag GAAGGTgaaggaaatggcagagaaaGGAGTTGACACCCAAGGAGAAGAGTTCTCAAAACTCGAAGATGGACAAAGACGCgatgaaatgaagaaaggatgTACAGATCCGGAAGACCAGAAAGTGCTGCTACAG AAGGGGGACACCAAAATAAAAGCTGATGAGGAGGCTGACAAACGCAAGAAGGAGCACGAGAGAATTATGTTACAGAATTTGCAGGagagattagaaagaaaaaag agaATTGAGGAAATTATGAAGCGGACAAGAAAGACATATTCAAATACCTCACAG GCTGCAGAAACATTCGGTGACAACACATATGAGGAGGACGAAGCAGATGATGAGGACGAGTCAGAAAGCGACGATGACTCCTTCGATGACCTACATCCATCAG CCTTTATAAATGGCATGGATTCATCCACAAAattcaaaacacattttaaaaacatgaagaagAACACTCCCAAGCTGGTGTTTTTAGACGCCACTTCTGGCCAAGTCCATAGAgagacaaaaacattttttaatggcgACATGAAAACCTTCAGACAAAAAAGTGCGAAAAACCCTTTGACTCAGGCGAAGGGTACCAG ACCGTCCAGCAAAAGAATGAGCAGCCGAGCAACAAAAACCAGAAAG ACATGTAAACCTCGTGCAGCCCAGAGGAAGATTCATCCTCCGCTCTGGATTTCAATTGCTAGGCCCATCTCCCCACATTTCTCTGCCTCTGACTTGAACCTGGCCAAGAAAATGACCAtccaagaaggagaaaaacatcagTCACCTTAA
- the MAP7D3 gene encoding MAP7 domain-containing protein 3 isoform X4 — protein MAERAGTGGGTSLRGLRERMVAAAHAMAEERRNQGGFSSASQSSNIKSSFKPVIDGSVLKSDTRQRLAKERREEKKRQQDANKETQLLEKERKSRIQYEKLMEEKQRKLKEQKEKDEQRRISAEEKRKQKLQEERERFKAVVYRTLERSNRVDHRQKRWSWEGSTTVNPETKNANKRSVSTEKLEQEISGLHKQMPMSSAGVQNSVAKKTTEKRSSSLNRRSNKLQSPMETEKVEEKPGARHQHTSLRENNLISRLLVPTKASIARSKSAASLLVPGKETPGNRYPVLQYVTTPLRGHSSDELKNTIVLRKSAMAVPPQEKVGALPKAKVEAPPKASTSMEVASNVNVGAIPKVSVEVDPEANMEAAPEVNEATPQASMEGSPEGSVEASVQAGAEALPDSVETSPEVSVDISLEVSVDPSPEVSMDSSLEMSTDVSPDGSMQVSSEASVEASTKAGMAASPKASVETLPEESVEASPEAFLEKPEMDKQASNPGTKKRPSSHIPCYKWPSSPASGWRPPSPISVNRQMQKNRPPSPSPVRSKQSQPSLCYKVIPVQRNLLAQNVLGTLGKRREAVPKTTSSSEAVSEKQTVCEEPSSKSTPGTMNAEEATKILAEKRRLAREQREKEERLQKETEERKVKEMAEKGVDTQGEEFSKLEDGQRRDEMKKGCTDPEDQKVLLQKGDTKIKADEEADKRKKEHERIMLQNLQERLERKKAAETFGDNTYEEDEADDEDESESDDDSFDDLHPSAFINGMDSSTKFKTHFKNMKKNTPKLVFLDATSGQVHRETKTFFNGDMKTFRQKSAKNPLTQAKGTRPSSKRMSSRATKTRKTCKPRAAQRKIHPPLWISIARPISPHFSASDLNLAKKMTIQEGEKHQSP, from the exons ATGGCGGAGCGTGCCGGCACCGGTGGCGGCACATCCCTCAGGGGACTGCGCGAACGGATGG TTGCGGCTGCTCACGCCATGGCCGAAGAAAGACGGAATCAGGGTGGTTTTAGCTCTGCATCTCAATCCTCAAATATAAAATCATCATTCAAGCCAG tcataGATGGATCTGTCCTTAAAAGTGACACAAGGCAGAGATTGGCGAAGGAGCGccgagaagaaaagaaaagacaacaagatg CCAACAAAGAAACACAACTgcttgaaaaagaaaggaagtccAGGATCCAGTATGAAAAACTGATGGAAGAAAAACAACGAAAgctgaaagaacagaaagaaaaggatgaacaGCGGAGAATATCCgcagaagaaaaaaggaaacaaaaattacagGAGGAAAGG gaGAGATTCAAAGCCGTTGTTTACCGTACACTGGAACGGAGCAACCGTGTTGATCATCGTCAAAAAAGATGGTCGTGGGAAGGCTCTACAACCGTGAACCCTGAGACTAAAAATG CTAATAAACGTTCTGTATCTACTGAAAAACTTGAACAAGAGATTTCCGGTTTACACAAACAAATGCCTATGTCATCTGCAGGTGTTCAGAATTCTGTTGCCAAGA aaacaacagaaaagagaagtTCGTCTTTGAATAGAAGATCTAACAAACTGCAGTCAcctatggaaacagaaaaagtagaagaaaaaccAGGTG CTCGTCACCAGCATACCAGTCTTCGGGAGAATAATTTAATCAGCCGCCTGCTGGTCCCAACAAAAGCTTCAATAGCCAGGAGCAAAagtgctgcttcattgttggtccCTGGAAAAGAAACCCCAG GCAACCGCTATCCTGTACTACAGTATGTGACCACGCCCCTGCGTGGCCATAGCAGTGATGAATTGAAGAATACCATAGTGCTTCGCAAGTCAGCAATGGCTGTGCCTCCCCAGGAGAAAGTGGGAGCACTCCCCAAGGCGAAGGTGGAAGCGCCCCCCAAGGCGAGCACGAGTATGGAAGTGGCCTCCAATGTGAATGTGGGAGCGATCCCCAAGGTGAGTGTGGAAGTGGACCCCGAGGCGAACATGGAGGCGGCCCCCGAGGTGAATGAAGCAACCCCCCAGGCAAGCATGGAAGGGTCCCCTGAAGGGAGTGTGGAAGCATCAGTTCAAGCAGGTGCGGAAGCACTCCCTGATAGCGTGGAAACATCCCCGGAAGTGAGCGTGGACATATCCCTCGAGGTGAGCGTGGACCCATCCCCCGAGGTGAGCATGGACTCGTCTCTTGAGATGAGCACGGATGTGTCCCCTGATGGGAGCATGCAAGTGTCATCTGAAGCAAGCGTGGAGGCATCTACCAAGGCTGGTATGGCAGCGTCCCCCAAGGCTAGTGTGGAAACGCTCCCCGAAGAGAGTGTGGAAGCATCCCCCGAGGCCTTCCTGGAG aaaccagaaatggacAAACAGGCCTCCAACCCTGGTACAAAGAAGCGCCCATCGTCACACATACCATGTTATAAATGGCCATCTTCTCCTGCAAGTGGGTGGCGCCCACCCTCTCCCATCAGTGTTAA CAGGCAAATGCAGAAGAATCGCCCCCCGTCCCCATCACCTGTCAGGTCAAAACAGTCACAACCTTCCCTTTGTTACAAAGTAATTCCTGTTCAGCGTAACCTACTTGCGCAAAATGTGTTAGGTACTcttggaaagagaagagaagcagtTCCTAAAACCACTAGCAGCTCTGAAGCTGTGAGCGAAAAGCAGACGGTCTGTGAAG AGCCTAGTAGTAAAAGCACACCAGGGACTATGAATGCTGAGGAGGCAACAAAAATTTTGGCAGAGAAACGGCGCCTTGCTcgtgaacaaagagaaaaagaagaaagactacaaaaggaaacagaggaaag GAAGGTgaaggaaatggcagagaaaGGAGTTGACACCCAAGGAGAAGAGTTCTCAAAACTCGAAGATGGACAAAGACGCgatgaaatgaagaaaggatgTACAGATCCGGAAGACCAGAAAGTGCTGCTACAG AAGGGGGACACCAAAATAAAAGCTGATGAGGAGGCTGACAAACGCAAGAAGGAGCACGAGAGAATTATGTTACAGAATTTGCAGGagagattagaaagaaaaaag GCTGCAGAAACATTCGGTGACAACACATATGAGGAGGACGAAGCAGATGATGAGGACGAGTCAGAAAGCGACGATGACTCCTTCGATGACCTACATCCATCAG CCTTTATAAATGGCATGGATTCATCCACAAAattcaaaacacattttaaaaacatgaagaagAACACTCCCAAGCTGGTGTTTTTAGACGCCACTTCTGGCCAAGTCCATAGAgagacaaaaacattttttaatggcgACATGAAAACCTTCAGACAAAAAAGTGCGAAAAACCCTTTGACTCAGGCGAAGGGTACCAG ACCGTCCAGCAAAAGAATGAGCAGCCGAGCAACAAAAACCAGAAAG ACATGTAAACCTCGTGCAGCCCAGAGGAAGATTCATCCTCCGCTCTGGATTTCAATTGCTAGGCCCATCTCCCCACATTTCTCTGCCTCTGACTTGAACCTGGCCAAGAAAATGACCAtccaagaaggagaaaaacatcagTCACCTTAA
- the MAP7D3 gene encoding MAP7 domain-containing protein 3 isoform X3 — protein sequence MQKTIRSEDINTVAAAHAMAEERRNQGGFSSASQSSNIKSSFKPVIDGSVLKSDTRQRLAKERREEKKRQQDANKETQLLEKERKSRIQYEKLMEEKQRKLKEQKEKDEQRRISAEEKRKQKLQEERERFKAVVYRTLERSNRVDHRQKRWSWEGSTTVNPETKNANKRSVSTEKLEQEISGLHKQMPMSSAGVQNSVAKKTTEKRSSSLNRRSNKLQSPMETEKVEEKPGARHQHTSLRENNLISRLLVPTKASIARSKSAASLLVPGKETPGNRYPVLQYVTTPLRGHSSDELKNTIVLRKSAMAVPPQEKVGALPKAKVEAPPKASTSMEVASNVNVGAIPKVSVEVDPEANMEAAPEVNEATPQASMEGSPEGSVEASVQAGAEALPDSVETSPEVSVDISLEVSVDPSPEVSMDSSLEMSTDVSPDGSMQVSSEASVEASTKAGMAASPKASVETLPEESVEASPEAFLEKPEMDKQASNPGTKKRPSSHIPCYKWPSSPASGWRPPSPISVNRQMQKNRPPSPSPVRSKQSQPSLCYKVIPVQRNLLAQNVLGTLGKRREAVPKTTSSSEAVSEKQTVCEEPSSKSTPGTMNAEEATKILAEKRRLAREQREKEERLQKETEERKVKEMAEKGVDTQGEEFSKLEDGQRRDEMKKGCTDPEDQKVLLQKGDTKIKADEEADKRKKEHERIMLQNLQERLERKKRIEEIMKRTRKTYSNTSQAAETFGDNTYEEDEADDEDESESDDDSFDDLHPSAFINGMDSSTKFKTHFKNMKKNTPKLVFLDATSGQVHRETKTFFNGDMKTFRQKSAKNPLTQAKGTRPSSKRMSSRATKTRKTCKPRAAQRKIHPPLWISIARPISPHFSASDLNLAKKMTIQEGEKHQSP from the exons ATGCAGAAGACTATCAGATCCGAGGACATCAACACAG TTGCGGCTGCTCACGCCATGGCCGAAGAAAGACGGAATCAGGGTGGTTTTAGCTCTGCATCTCAATCCTCAAATATAAAATCATCATTCAAGCCAG tcataGATGGATCTGTCCTTAAAAGTGACACAAGGCAGAGATTGGCGAAGGAGCGccgagaagaaaagaaaagacaacaagatg CCAACAAAGAAACACAACTgcttgaaaaagaaaggaagtccAGGATCCAGTATGAAAAACTGATGGAAGAAAAACAACGAAAgctgaaagaacagaaagaaaaggatgaacaGCGGAGAATATCCgcagaagaaaaaaggaaacaaaaattacagGAGGAAAGG gaGAGATTCAAAGCCGTTGTTTACCGTACACTGGAACGGAGCAACCGTGTTGATCATCGTCAAAAAAGATGGTCGTGGGAAGGCTCTACAACCGTGAACCCTGAGACTAAAAATG CTAATAAACGTTCTGTATCTACTGAAAAACTTGAACAAGAGATTTCCGGTTTACACAAACAAATGCCTATGTCATCTGCAGGTGTTCAGAATTCTGTTGCCAAGA aaacaacagaaaagagaagtTCGTCTTTGAATAGAAGATCTAACAAACTGCAGTCAcctatggaaacagaaaaagtagaagaaaaaccAGGTG CTCGTCACCAGCATACCAGTCTTCGGGAGAATAATTTAATCAGCCGCCTGCTGGTCCCAACAAAAGCTTCAATAGCCAGGAGCAAAagtgctgcttcattgttggtccCTGGAAAAGAAACCCCAG GCAACCGCTATCCTGTACTACAGTATGTGACCACGCCCCTGCGTGGCCATAGCAGTGATGAATTGAAGAATACCATAGTGCTTCGCAAGTCAGCAATGGCTGTGCCTCCCCAGGAGAAAGTGGGAGCACTCCCCAAGGCGAAGGTGGAAGCGCCCCCCAAGGCGAGCACGAGTATGGAAGTGGCCTCCAATGTGAATGTGGGAGCGATCCCCAAGGTGAGTGTGGAAGTGGACCCCGAGGCGAACATGGAGGCGGCCCCCGAGGTGAATGAAGCAACCCCCCAGGCAAGCATGGAAGGGTCCCCTGAAGGGAGTGTGGAAGCATCAGTTCAAGCAGGTGCGGAAGCACTCCCTGATAGCGTGGAAACATCCCCGGAAGTGAGCGTGGACATATCCCTCGAGGTGAGCGTGGACCCATCCCCCGAGGTGAGCATGGACTCGTCTCTTGAGATGAGCACGGATGTGTCCCCTGATGGGAGCATGCAAGTGTCATCTGAAGCAAGCGTGGAGGCATCTACCAAGGCTGGTATGGCAGCGTCCCCCAAGGCTAGTGTGGAAACGCTCCCCGAAGAGAGTGTGGAAGCATCCCCCGAGGCCTTCCTGGAG aaaccagaaatggacAAACAGGCCTCCAACCCTGGTACAAAGAAGCGCCCATCGTCACACATACCATGTTATAAATGGCCATCTTCTCCTGCAAGTGGGTGGCGCCCACCCTCTCCCATCAGTGTTAA CAGGCAAATGCAGAAGAATCGCCCCCCGTCCCCATCACCTGTCAGGTCAAAACAGTCACAACCTTCCCTTTGTTACAAAGTAATTCCTGTTCAGCGTAACCTACTTGCGCAAAATGTGTTAGGTACTcttggaaagagaagagaagcagtTCCTAAAACCACTAGCAGCTCTGAAGCTGTGAGCGAAAAGCAGACGGTCTGTGAAG AGCCTAGTAGTAAAAGCACACCAGGGACTATGAATGCTGAGGAGGCAACAAAAATTTTGGCAGAGAAACGGCGCCTTGCTcgtgaacaaagagaaaaagaagaaagactacaaaaggaaacagaggaaag GAAGGTgaaggaaatggcagagaaaGGAGTTGACACCCAAGGAGAAGAGTTCTCAAAACTCGAAGATGGACAAAGACGCgatgaaatgaagaaaggatgTACAGATCCGGAAGACCAGAAAGTGCTGCTACAG AAGGGGGACACCAAAATAAAAGCTGATGAGGAGGCTGACAAACGCAAGAAGGAGCACGAGAGAATTATGTTACAGAATTTGCAGGagagattagaaagaaaaaag agaATTGAGGAAATTATGAAGCGGACAAGAAAGACATATTCAAATACCTCACAG GCTGCAGAAACATTCGGTGACAACACATATGAGGAGGACGAAGCAGATGATGAGGACGAGTCAGAAAGCGACGATGACTCCTTCGATGACCTACATCCATCAG CCTTTATAAATGGCATGGATTCATCCACAAAattcaaaacacattttaaaaacatgaagaagAACACTCCCAAGCTGGTGTTTTTAGACGCCACTTCTGGCCAAGTCCATAGAgagacaaaaacattttttaatggcgACATGAAAACCTTCAGACAAAAAAGTGCGAAAAACCCTTTGACTCAGGCGAAGGGTACCAG ACCGTCCAGCAAAAGAATGAGCAGCCGAGCAACAAAAACCAGAAAG ACATGTAAACCTCGTGCAGCCCAGAGGAAGATTCATCCTCCGCTCTGGATTTCAATTGCTAGGCCCATCTCCCCACATTTCTCTGCCTCTGACTTGAACCTGGCCAAGAAAATGACCAtccaagaaggagaaaaacatcagTCACCTTAA